A stretch of Chelmon rostratus isolate fCheRos1 chromosome 18, fCheRos1.pri, whole genome shotgun sequence DNA encodes these proteins:
- the gpatch2 gene encoding G patch domain-containing protein 2 isoform X2, with amino-acid sequence MFRAANLKTIGKAGTGWHFRRTMDELVHDLVSALEESSEQAARGGFGDGGDHALAVGCLLKRQARKRRGRKRRSDNPHPPWETGHLSEGSESSVEEHKDYRAGTGGVSAANSHARDNSDSDEQLGPKRRTLLAADTGRSKRPLWPDDLGVLGSAEGTRSLRRRRKVKRMAVDPPVEPEPPSSIMLGPPPVPKARVGGRPQRQGEGRGAMELCGVGLVGPGGGKNRVKKRKLATHRLGMEAADEGVVVESEDPISSPMEGSKDKMELEEQKGSDEDMSDSETSSVSNSSDGGLYTNDEGRQGDDEQSDWFYEGDPGSGSGPGGACGIAGVVPWWERETGSEELDLADPVFNSILTGSFPLMSPGAQRGFQARLSRLHGNQQASEAGLQGSSSQGFNDRLGRQSQDSHEPWFSSGTRREHGQLHWDPRADRGHRRSCSVKTASRQTSGHLGSLCTGDVKRRRKAAPLGSAAPSGLVGETAPPIPDTNVGSRMLQSMGWSPGMGLGPEGRGMTEPIRATQRPKGTGLGFN; translated from the exons ATGTTCCGTGCAGCTAATCTAAAAACCATCGGCAAAGCGGGAACCGGCTG GCACTTTCGCCGGACGATGGACGAGCTGGTCCATGACCTGGTGTCAGCGCTGGAGGAGAGCTCTGAGCAAGCTGCGCGTGGTGGTTTTGGTGATGGAGGAGACCACGCACTGGCCGTGGGCTGTCTGCTGAAGAGGCAGGCTCGGAAGCGGAGGGGTAGGAAGCGGCGCTCCGACAACCCGCACCCGCCGTGGGAGACAGGACACCTCAGCGAAGGCTCAGAGTCCAGTGTGGAAGAACACAAG GACTACCGTGCCGGTACAGGGGGTGTCTCTGCTGCCAACAGCCATGCCCGTGACAACAGCGACTCCGATGAACAACTTGGCCCCAAACGGCGTACCCTCCTAGCAGCTGACACGGGCCGAAGCAAGCGGCCGCTTTGGCCGGACGATTTGGGCGTCCTGGGCTCCGCAGAGGGCACCCGCAGCCTTAGACGGAGACGAAAGGTCAAGCGTATGGCTGTAGACCCACCTGTGGAACCGGAACCTCCCTCATCCATCATGCTAGGACCCCCACCTGTACCCAAAGCACGTGTTGGCGGCAGGCCACAGAGACAGGGTGAGGGCAGGGGTGCCATGGAGCTCTGTGGAGTAGGACTGGTCGGGCCAGGGGGAGGGAAGAACAGGGTGAAAAAGAGGAAACTGGCCACCCACAGGCTGGGAATGGAGGCTGCAGATGaaggggtggtggtggagagtgAGGACCCCATCTCTTCTCCAATGGAAGGGTCCAAGGACAAGATGGAGTTGGAGGAGCAGAAGGGATCGGATGAGGACATGAGTGACAG TGAGACCAGCAGTGTCAGTAACAGCAGTGACGGAGGCCTCTACACCAATGACGAGGGGAGGCAAG GTGATGATGAGCAGAGCGACTGGTTCTATGAGGGTGATCCGGGCTCCGGTTCAGGGCCTGGAGGGGCATGTGGGATAGCAGGAGTGGTTCCCTGGTGGGAGAGGGAGACGGGTTCAGAGGAGCTGGACCTAGCCGACCCTGTCTTCAACAGCATTCTCACTGGATCCTTCCCCCTAATGAGCCCTGGAGCTCAGAGAG GGTTCCAGGCCCGGCTGAGTCGTCTCCATGGAAACCAGCAGGCGTCTGAGGCGGGGCTGCAGGGCAGCTCCAGCCAAGGCTTCAACGACAGACTGGGCAGACAAAGCCAGGACTCCCATGA GCCTTGGTTTAGCTCTGGAACGAGGAGAGAGCACGGACAG TTGCATTGGGACCCACGGGCAGACAGAGGGCATCGGAGAAGCTGCTCAGTAAAAACAGCCAGCAG GCAGACCAGCGGGCACCTCGGCTCTCTGTGTACGGGGGATGTCAAGCGGAGGCGAAAAGCAGCCCCCCTCGGTTCCGCCGCCCCCTCAG GATTGGTCGGGGAGACCGCGCCTCCCATCCCAGACACCAACGTGGGGAGCCGCATGCTGCAGAGCATGGGCTGGAGCCCGGGGATGGGCCTGGGTCCAGAAGGCAGGGGCATGACAGAGCCCATCCGGGCCACACAGAGACCCAAAGGCACAGGTCTAGGTTTCAACTGA
- the gpatch2 gene encoding G patch domain-containing protein 2 isoform X1: MFRAANLKTIGKAGTGWHFRRTMDELVHDLVSALEESSEQAARGGFGDGGDHALAVGCLLKRQARKRRGRKRRSDNPHPPWETGHLSEGSESSVEEHKDYRAGTGGVSAANSHARDNSDSDEQLGPKRRTLLAADTGRSKRPLWPDDLGVLGSAEGTRSLRRRRKVKRMAVDPPVEPEPPSSIMLGPPPVPKARVGGRPQRQGEGRGAMELCGVGLVGPGGGKNRVKKRKLATHRLGMEAADEGVVVESEDPISSPMEGSKDKMELEEQKGSDEDMSDRCETSSVSNSSDGGLYTNDEGRQGDDEQSDWFYEGDPGSGSGPGGACGIAGVVPWWERETGSEELDLADPVFNSILTGSFPLMSPGAQRGFQARLSRLHGNQQASEAGLQGSSSQGFNDRLGRQSQDSHEPWFSSGTRREHGQLHWDPRADRGHRRSCSVKTASRQTSGHLGSLCTGDVKRRRKAAPLGSAAPSGLVGETAPPIPDTNVGSRMLQSMGWSPGMGLGPEGRGMTEPIRATQRPKGTGLGFN; this comes from the exons ATGTTCCGTGCAGCTAATCTAAAAACCATCGGCAAAGCGGGAACCGGCTG GCACTTTCGCCGGACGATGGACGAGCTGGTCCATGACCTGGTGTCAGCGCTGGAGGAGAGCTCTGAGCAAGCTGCGCGTGGTGGTTTTGGTGATGGAGGAGACCACGCACTGGCCGTGGGCTGTCTGCTGAAGAGGCAGGCTCGGAAGCGGAGGGGTAGGAAGCGGCGCTCCGACAACCCGCACCCGCCGTGGGAGACAGGACACCTCAGCGAAGGCTCAGAGTCCAGTGTGGAAGAACACAAG GACTACCGTGCCGGTACAGGGGGTGTCTCTGCTGCCAACAGCCATGCCCGTGACAACAGCGACTCCGATGAACAACTTGGCCCCAAACGGCGTACCCTCCTAGCAGCTGACACGGGCCGAAGCAAGCGGCCGCTTTGGCCGGACGATTTGGGCGTCCTGGGCTCCGCAGAGGGCACCCGCAGCCTTAGACGGAGACGAAAGGTCAAGCGTATGGCTGTAGACCCACCTGTGGAACCGGAACCTCCCTCATCCATCATGCTAGGACCCCCACCTGTACCCAAAGCACGTGTTGGCGGCAGGCCACAGAGACAGGGTGAGGGCAGGGGTGCCATGGAGCTCTGTGGAGTAGGACTGGTCGGGCCAGGGGGAGGGAAGAACAGGGTGAAAAAGAGGAAACTGGCCACCCACAGGCTGGGAATGGAGGCTGCAGATGaaggggtggtggtggagagtgAGGACCCCATCTCTTCTCCAATGGAAGGGTCCAAGGACAAGATGGAGTTGGAGGAGCAGAAGGGATCGGATGAGGACATGAGTGACAGGTG TGAGACCAGCAGTGTCAGTAACAGCAGTGACGGAGGCCTCTACACCAATGACGAGGGGAGGCAAG GTGATGATGAGCAGAGCGACTGGTTCTATGAGGGTGATCCGGGCTCCGGTTCAGGGCCTGGAGGGGCATGTGGGATAGCAGGAGTGGTTCCCTGGTGGGAGAGGGAGACGGGTTCAGAGGAGCTGGACCTAGCCGACCCTGTCTTCAACAGCATTCTCACTGGATCCTTCCCCCTAATGAGCCCTGGAGCTCAGAGAG GGTTCCAGGCCCGGCTGAGTCGTCTCCATGGAAACCAGCAGGCGTCTGAGGCGGGGCTGCAGGGCAGCTCCAGCCAAGGCTTCAACGACAGACTGGGCAGACAAAGCCAGGACTCCCATGA GCCTTGGTTTAGCTCTGGAACGAGGAGAGAGCACGGACAG TTGCATTGGGACCCACGGGCAGACAGAGGGCATCGGAGAAGCTGCTCAGTAAAAACAGCCAGCAG GCAGACCAGCGGGCACCTCGGCTCTCTGTGTACGGGGGATGTCAAGCGGAGGCGAAAAGCAGCCCCCCTCGGTTCCGCCGCCCCCTCAG GATTGGTCGGGGAGACCGCGCCTCCCATCCCAGACACCAACGTGGGGAGCCGCATGCTGCAGAGCATGGGCTGGAGCCCGGGGATGGGCCTGGGTCCAGAAGGCAGGGGCATGACAGAGCCCATCCGGGCCACACAGAGACCCAAAGGCACAGGTCTAGGTTTCAACTGA